From a region of the Oncorhynchus tshawytscha isolate Ot180627B linkage group LG14, Otsh_v2.0, whole genome shotgun sequence genome:
- the LOC112267614 gene encoding inward rectifier potassium channel 13-like: MTTKTTNVLDGNKVSSSPLLLSTSSPSYLSCQRLVTKDGHCALRSSPPSPGLWPSWASASAWLLALQDLWGAVVCLRWRWVLLAFCTSFVAHWLLFACLWYLLAHLNGDLAVEDHDAPPEGHVVCVKYITSFTAAFSFSLETQLTIGYGTMFPSGDCPSAIALLAVQMLLGLMLEAFITGAFVAKIARPQKRAGAIQFSPQAVVGQHQGQPCLLFRATNLLRRPLVDVEVSAVLYEQRDDQVLHQTNLDFQLDRLGPRPCPFFIFPLTFYHVLDRHSPLYPALREGSASHFELVVFLSASQEGTGDACQKRTSYLRQEIQFERRFVPAVGLDKQGRYQVSSQHFGIAHCNEPLDKECVVQINGDGSDRME, from the exons ATGACGACCAAAACAACCAATGTCCTGGACGGGAACAaggtctcctcctcccctctcctgttgtCCACATCATCCCCGTCCTACCTGTCTTGCCAGCGCCTAGTGACCAAGGACGGTCACTGCGCCCTGcggtcctcccctccctcccctggccTGTGGCCCTCCTGGGCATCTGCCTCTGCCTGGCTGCTAGCCCTACAG GACCTGTGGGGGGCAGTGGTGTGCCTGCGCTGGCGCTGGGTCCTATTGGCCTTCTGCACCTCCTTTGTGGCCCACTGGCTGCTGTTCGCCTGCCTGTGGTACCTACTGGCCCACCTCAATGGAGACCTGGCGGTGGAGGACCACGACGCTCCTCCAGAGGGACACGTAGTGTGTGTCAAATACATCACCAGCTTCACCGcagccttctccttctccctggaGACGCAGCTGACCATAGGGTACGGCACCATGTTCCCCAGTGGGGACTGTCCCAGTGCTATAGCCCTGCTGGCAGTTCAGATGCTGCTGGGGCTCATGCTGGAAGCTTTCATCACAG GTGCGTTTGTGGCTAAGATCGCCCGTCCCCAGAAGCGTGCGGGGGCCATTCAGTTCAGCCCCCAGGCGGTGGTAGGTCAGCACCAGGGCCAGCCCTGCCTCTTGTTCCGGGCCACCAACCTTCTGCGACGCCCCCTGGTGGACGTGGAGGTCAGTGCCGTGCTGTACGAACAGAGAGACGACCAAGTCCTGCACCAGACCAACCTGGACTTCCAGCTGGACCGGCTGGGCCCACGCCCCTGCCCCTTCTTCATCTTCCCCCTCACCTTCTACCACGTCCTGGACCGCCACAGCCCCCTTTACCCGGCCCTGCGTGAGGGCAGCGCCAGCCATTTTGAGCTAGTGGTGTTTCTCTCCGCCTCCCAGGAGGGCACGGGCGACGCCTGCCAGAAGAGGACGTCCTACCTGCGCCAGGAGATCCAGTTTGAGCGGCGCTTTGTGCCCGCTGTGGGGTTGGACAAGCAAGGCAGGTACCAGGTGAGCAGTCAGCACTTTGGCATTGCCCACTGCAATGAGCCTCTGGACAAGGAGTGTGTGGTGCAAATCAACGGGGATGGGAGTGACAGGATGGAGTAA